CGGTGCGGACGACCAGCGAGGGGTCCTCCTCGGCCAGCCGCGCCAGCGCCGCCACCAGGCGTTCTGTGTCGGTGCTCCTGCGGGCCTCGACCGCCACGGAGACGACCGGATCGGCGACCGTCGGCGGTTCGAGGAGCAGCGGAGCCGCGGGGGCGCACAGGGTCGCCCCGGCGCGGGCGGACTTCGGTCCGACCACGGCGACGATGTCCCCGGCGACCGCGCGGTCCAGCTCGGCGTGGCGGTCGGCCTGGACCCGCAGAATGCGGCCGACCCGCTCGGTGCGGCGCGCGCCGGTGTCCAGCACGGTGTCTCCCTTCCGAATCGTTCCCGAGTAGACGCGTACGTACGTGAGCCGCCCGGTGGCGGTTGCGTTCACCTTGAACACCAGGGCCGCGAACGGCACTTCGGGGTCGGCGGCCCGTTCCTGTTCCGTGCCGTCCGCGCTGCCGCGCACCGGCGGCACGTCCAACGGCGAGGGCAGGTACGCCACCACGGCGTCCAGCAGCGGCTCGATGCCCAGGTTGCGGTAGGCCGAGCCGCACAGCACGACCACACCGTCGCCGGTGCGGGTCAGGTCGCGCAGGGCGCCGGCCAGTGTCTGCGCGGTCAGCGTCGCCTCGGCGCAGAACTCCTCCAGGGCGGCGGGGTGCAGTTCGGCCACCGTCTCCTCCAACTGCCGTCGGCGCCGCCGCGCTTCGTCGCGCAGGGCGTCCGGCACCGGCCCCTCCTCGACCGTGTCGTGGCCGTCGGTCCAGAGCAGCGCCCGCATCCGGACGAGGTCCACCACGCCGGTGAAGGCGTCCTCGGCGCCGATCGGCAACTGGACGACGAGCGGGGCCGGATGGAGTCGCTGCCTGATCGACTCGACCGCGGTGTCGAGGTCGGCACCGGCGCGGTCCAGCTTGTTGACGAACGCGATCCGCGGCACGCCGTGCCGGTCGGCCTGGCGCCACACCGACTCGCTCTGCGGCTCGACTCCGGCGACGGCGTCGAACACCGCGATCGCGCCGTCGAGGACCCGCAGCGAGCGCTCGACCTCGTCGGCGAAGTCGACATGGCCGGGCGTGTCGATCAGGTTGACGCGGTGGCCGTCCCAGGCGCAGCTGACGGCTGCGGCGAAGATGGTGATGCCACGGTCGCGCTCCTGGGGGTCGTAGTCGGTGACTGTGGTGCCGTCGTGTACCTCGCCGCGTTTGTGGGTGGTGCCGGTGGCGTACAGGATCCGTTCGGTGACGGTGGTCTTCCCGGCGTCGACGTGGGCGAGGATGCCCAGGTTGCGGACGGCGGTGAGAGAGTCGGTGAGGTGAGGGCGCAGGTTGTCGCGCACGGCCGTGGCCTTTCGGGCTGCTGGAACGGGGCAGCGCGATTCCGTCGACGAAACGGCCCGGTGTCGGGCCGGTCAGGACTCCTGGGGCCGTGCGGGCCTCGGTGGGACGTGCACGGGGCAGGGTCAGGTGTTCGTCGCGGTCATCCGGTGCCGGCCGCGCAGCCGGCACCGGACGCTCGAAGACACCAGGATCACCTCGTAGCGCGACGAGGGGACGACGACAGCGGTGCGGTAACGCATGGCCGGGCTCCCCTCACTCGTCACGACGCGCGCCGCCGGCGGTGCCGTACGACGCGCGATTCATGGTGAGTGTAGGGAACCCGGCTCAACCGGGGCGACCGGATATTTTCCGCGTCAGCTCCGTGCGCCCGGTGCGACGGCCACCTCTGTCGCCGTGGATGACGAGTCGTCAAAAGCCTGTGGGGCGCCGGTGACAGGACCGCTGCGCCGCGCCGGCACGAGGAGGGCGGCCAGCGCCGCGGCGAGGCAGAGCACGGCCATCAGGGCGAACCCGTCGGTGTAGCCGGAGGCGTAGGGCAGGCCGGAGGGCTGGAGGTGGCCGGTCACCAG
Above is a genomic segment from Streptomyces sp. R21 containing:
- the fusA gene encoding elongation factor G, which gives rise to MRDNLRPHLTDSLTAVRNLGILAHVDAGKTTVTERILYATGTTHKRGEVHDGTTVTDYDPQERDRGITIFAAAVSCAWDGHRVNLIDTPGHVDFADEVERSLRVLDGAIAVFDAVAGVEPQSESVWRQADRHGVPRIAFVNKLDRAGADLDTAVESIRQRLHPAPLVVQLPIGAEDAFTGVVDLVRMRALLWTDGHDTVEEGPVPDALRDEARRRRRQLEETVAELHPAALEEFCAEATLTAQTLAGALRDLTRTGDGVVVLCGSAYRNLGIEPLLDAVVAYLPSPLDVPPVRGSADGTEQERAADPEVPFAALVFKVNATATGRLTYVRVYSGTIRKGDTVLDTGARRTERVGRILRVQADRHAELDRAVAGDIVAVVGPKSARAGATLCAPAAPLLLEPPTVADPVVSVAVEARRSTDTERLVAALARLAEEDPSLVVRTDSETGQTVLSGMGELHLEVAVEKIRRAQGPDVNVGRPRVAHRETVVRGVSGLVYRHVKQDGGAGQFAHVVLDVEPLEAEAGSEGFVFRSTVVGGRVPQEYVRAVAAGCRDALVEGPIGGHPVTGLRVTLSDGSTHVKDSSEMAFRTAGRLGLRQALRACATILLEPVVDVTVTVPEDAVGGVLGDLAARRGRISGSATRSGTAVVEATVPLAELFGYATRLRSRTQGRGVFTTRPAGYAPAPAAVAGATATR